From one Paenibacillus terrae HPL-003 genomic stretch:
- a CDS encoding ring-cleaving dioxygenase: MSLKTAGIHHITSFAADPQGNVDFYTGVLGLRLIKKTINFDAPEVYHLYFGNEKGSPGTIITFFPAPGTRKGKLGGGQVGITTYVVPPGTLDYWENRLHSLKVSFTKSARFGESFIQFQDNEGLRLELVEREEGPANTWTAGGVPTDKAIKGFGGAVLFSANSKHTQGVLENILGMTPIGEDADAGYIRYQATGDLGNLIDIPVKDVPWGNGGAGTVHHIAWRAQDDAEHQVWNETVRQHGFGTSGIVDRQYFNAVYFREQGGILFEIATDPPGFTVDEELNELGHKLMLPEWYEPQRSLIESNLVPIEVRVLKQD; encoded by the coding sequence ATGTCATTGAAGACCGCAGGAATTCATCATATCACGTCCTTTGCAGCAGATCCGCAGGGCAATGTTGATTTTTACACAGGCGTGCTTGGATTGAGATTAATTAAAAAGACGATTAATTTTGATGCTCCTGAAGTATATCATTTGTATTTTGGTAACGAAAAAGGCAGCCCGGGAACGATCATTACCTTTTTTCCGGCTCCGGGTACACGCAAGGGTAAGCTCGGGGGCGGGCAGGTAGGAATTACAACGTATGTAGTGCCGCCGGGTACTCTGGATTATTGGGAAAATCGCTTGCACAGCTTGAAGGTATCCTTCACGAAATCAGCTCGTTTTGGCGAATCATTTATTCAGTTTCAGGATAATGAAGGCTTGCGTCTGGAGTTGGTGGAACGGGAAGAAGGCCCAGCCAACACGTGGACAGCAGGGGGTGTGCCTACGGATAAAGCGATCAAAGGCTTCGGCGGCGCAGTGCTGTTCAGTGCTAATTCCAAGCATACGCAAGGCGTGCTGGAGAACATTCTGGGAATGACCCCCATCGGGGAAGATGCAGATGCAGGCTACATTCGCTATCAGGCGACTGGCGATTTGGGCAATCTGATCGACATTCCGGTCAAAGATGTACCATGGGGCAACGGTGGTGCGGGTACGGTTCACCATATTGCCTGGCGGGCGCAGGACGATGCGGAACATCAGGTGTGGAACGAAACGGTTCGCCAGCATGGCTTTGGGACGAGCGGTATTGTGGATCGTCAATACTTCAATGCAGTATACTTCCGCGAGCAAGGTGGTATTTTGTTCGAGATTGCGACCGATCCGCCCGGCTTTACCGTGGATGAGGAGCTGAACGAATTGGGGCACAAGCTGATGCTGCCAGAGTGGTATGAGCCGCAGCGTTCCCTGATTGAGTCTAATCTGGTTCCCATTGAAGTTAGAGTATTGAAGCAGGACTAA
- a CDS encoding MmcQ/YjbR family DNA-binding protein: MYEKIAAYGLSKKEAIEDYPFGPEPLALKVGGKVFALLRQANGICQVSLKCDPVIAENLREQNEAIKPGYHLNKKHWNTVTVDSTFPLEELYSMIDHSYELVFKSLTKAQREAITMRIRATQS; the protein is encoded by the coding sequence ATGTATGAGAAGATTGCGGCATATGGTCTAAGCAAAAAAGAAGCGATAGAGGATTACCCTTTTGGTCCCGAGCCACTGGCGCTGAAGGTGGGAGGCAAAGTATTTGCTCTCCTGAGGCAAGCGAACGGTATTTGCCAAGTATCTCTGAAATGTGATCCGGTTATTGCGGAAAACCTGCGTGAGCAAAACGAGGCGATTAAGCCGGGATATCATTTAAATAAAAAGCATTGGAACACGGTAACGGTCGATTCTACTTTCCCGCTGGAGGAGTTGTACAGCATGATCGACCATTCGTACGAGCTGGTTTTCAAAAGCTTGACCAAAGCGCAACGTGAAGCCATTACGATGAGAATACGGGCAACCCAAAGTTAA
- a CDS encoding DEAD/DEAH box helicase, with the protein MSFELTRRVIRQLCSQAAYDDGDTYYRAKRVAFTQIDHDDGVYEATIKGSRFYAVAAMIRPNGSIRAECTCSTFQTTGRYCKHIAAVLIHVHEMLSGKSLSVRSYASKLHSDMTPGSVEGTEADGIYTATAAQNDYARTARFSGITQSDLQLTDSMLKLFSSKKPLRSTPTLLDTRAVLDFQFVIRPFAYGYQKYMFGIEMKAGPKRLYIVQKIRPFLDSIDRGDSYMFTRNFSYEPQLYRFRLEHDAILQQLVQVRRNERMIRETSGTYSSSGSHMSGERMLLIPPAAWEKLFPLLAAAQGVQFEIHGNTTEGIPQSDNMLPLQFEFDKAEDDTEGYQLSIQGLDDLTIMEGYGIVIVDGKLVKQKNDPLQRLSELKRMVEVHHKRKIQIAAEQMESFMDKVVPGLMKLGRVHMTRSVSDRVTQQPLKAKLYLDRVRDKLLAGLEFQYGEIIVNPLETDERKPDNDRILIRDGEQEQQILDLMEHSSFAKTDSGYFMEDEDAEYDFLYHTVPQLEKLVEVYATGAVKSKINNTLPTPKVRVELDERTDWLEFKFDIEGIPESEIRQLLKSLEEKRRYHRLPNGALLPLETEEYKELIRFMNETGIRKSDLDAAQIRIPVTQGLYLIDPHDQGKNLTLGKTFRQLLENIRNPDHLDFPVPDTLAPILRDYQVYGFQWLKTLAHYRFGGILADDMGLGKTLQSIAFLVSVLPEIRSQQLPAMIVAPASLVYNWRNELEKFAPHIRVAIADGNADERSRIIRDAARYDVIITSYPLLRRDTDLYGKLSFHTLILDEAQAFKNHATQTAQAVKDVKARYRFALTGTPVENTLEELWSIFDVVFPELFPGGKRAFHNLTRNVIAKRVRPFLLRRLKSDVLKELPEKIESVQVSRLLPDQKKLYTAYLAKLQHETLKHLNEEGFQKNRIKILAGLTRLRQLCCHPGLFVEGYTGSSAKFEQLLEIVTECLSSGKRMLIFSQFTTMLQMIGRELAQEGVPYFYLDGQTPGSERVELCSRFNEGERDLFLISLKAGGTGLNLTGADTVILYDLWWNPAVEEQAANRAHRMGQKKVVQVIRLVTQGTVEDKMYELQQKKKNLIDQVIQPGQETLSALTELEIRELLMI; encoded by the coding sequence ATGAGCTTTGAACTTACCCGGCGGGTCATTAGACAGCTATGCAGTCAAGCCGCTTATGACGACGGGGACACCTATTATCGGGCCAAAAGAGTGGCCTTCACGCAAATAGATCATGATGATGGTGTGTATGAGGCTACGATCAAAGGAAGTCGCTTCTATGCCGTTGCCGCTATGATCCGCCCAAATGGCAGTATCCGTGCGGAATGCACCTGTAGTACATTTCAGACCACTGGACGGTATTGTAAGCATATTGCCGCTGTTCTTATTCACGTCCATGAAATGCTGAGCGGAAAAAGTCTGTCTGTGCGTTCTTATGCTTCCAAACTCCATTCGGACATGACTCCGGGCTCAGTAGAAGGAACTGAAGCAGACGGAATCTATACTGCTACCGCTGCTCAGAATGATTACGCTCGGACTGCACGATTCTCCGGCATCACGCAGAGTGACCTCCAGCTGACCGACAGTATGTTAAAGTTGTTCAGCAGCAAGAAGCCACTTCGCAGCACCCCTACCCTGCTGGATACCCGCGCTGTTCTGGATTTTCAATTTGTGATCCGTCCTTTTGCCTACGGTTACCAGAAATACATGTTTGGTATAGAGATGAAAGCCGGGCCCAAACGATTGTATATCGTCCAGAAAATCCGTCCGTTTCTCGACAGTATTGATCGTGGTGACAGCTACATGTTTACAAGGAACTTTTCATATGAGCCTCAGTTGTACCGATTCCGGCTCGAACATGACGCCATTCTTCAACAGTTGGTTCAGGTTCGCCGCAATGAACGAATGATTCGGGAGACCTCGGGTACGTATTCGTCCTCTGGCAGCCATATGAGTGGAGAACGGATGTTGCTCATTCCACCTGCGGCTTGGGAAAAGCTATTCCCCTTGCTGGCAGCAGCACAGGGAGTCCAATTTGAAATTCACGGAAACACAACCGAGGGTATTCCTCAGTCGGACAACATGCTACCGCTGCAATTCGAATTCGATAAGGCCGAGGATGACACCGAAGGCTATCAGCTAAGCATTCAAGGGCTGGATGATCTAACCATTATGGAGGGTTACGGCATCGTCATTGTCGATGGCAAGCTCGTAAAGCAAAAGAATGATCCGCTGCAACGTCTGTCCGAGCTAAAACGGATGGTCGAAGTCCATCACAAGCGGAAGATTCAGATTGCAGCGGAACAGATGGAGTCCTTTATGGACAAGGTTGTTCCCGGGTTGATGAAGCTTGGACGTGTCCATATGACCCGCTCCGTCTCTGATCGGGTTACACAGCAGCCATTGAAGGCGAAACTATATCTGGATCGGGTAAGAGACAAGCTGTTGGCTGGACTGGAGTTCCAATACGGGGAGATCATCGTGAACCCACTGGAAACCGACGAGCGGAAGCCTGACAACGACCGTATTCTGATACGGGACGGGGAACAGGAACAGCAGATTTTGGATCTGATGGAGCATAGCTCCTTCGCCAAGACAGACAGTGGATATTTTATGGAAGATGAGGATGCGGAATATGATTTTCTGTATCATACCGTGCCACAGCTGGAAAAGCTGGTAGAGGTGTATGCCACAGGTGCTGTTAAATCGAAAATAAACAACACTCTGCCTACCCCGAAGGTACGAGTAGAGCTGGACGAACGCACCGATTGGCTTGAATTTAAATTTGATATTGAAGGCATTCCAGAATCCGAAATCCGCCAGCTGCTAAAATCATTGGAGGAAAAGCGAAGATATCACCGCTTGCCGAATGGCGCTTTGCTGCCGCTGGAAACAGAGGAATACAAGGAACTGATCCGGTTCATGAACGAAACGGGGATTCGTAAAAGCGACCTGGATGCCGCACAAATTCGCATACCCGTTACGCAAGGACTGTATTTAATAGATCCCCACGATCAAGGGAAGAATCTGACGCTAGGCAAAACGTTTCGCCAACTGCTGGAGAATATACGTAATCCCGATCATCTCGATTTTCCAGTACCCGATACACTCGCTCCGATCCTGAGGGATTATCAGGTTTACGGCTTTCAATGGCTCAAGACGCTGGCGCATTACCGTTTTGGGGGCATTTTGGCAGATGATATGGGACTGGGCAAAACGTTACAAAGTATCGCCTTCCTCGTCTCTGTGCTGCCGGAAATCCGCAGTCAGCAGCTGCCAGCCATGATCGTGGCCCCTGCGTCACTAGTGTACAATTGGCGGAATGAGCTGGAGAAGTTTGCCCCCCATATCCGCGTCGCTATTGCAGACGGCAATGCGGATGAGCGTAGTCGAATCATTAGGGACGCAGCGCGGTATGATGTCATCATCACCTCCTATCCTCTGCTGCGTCGGGATACGGACTTGTACGGCAAGCTATCGTTCCACACGCTGATTCTGGACGAGGCGCAAGCATTCAAGAACCATGCCACCCAAACGGCACAGGCTGTGAAGGATGTAAAAGCCCGTTACCGTTTTGCTCTTACTGGAACACCGGTGGAAAATACACTGGAAGAGCTATGGTCCATCTTCGATGTTGTATTTCCCGAGCTATTTCCCGGCGGAAAAAGGGCATTTCACAATCTCACCCGGAATGTGATCGCCAAGCGGGTACGACCGTTTCTACTGCGCCGCCTCAAGAGTGACGTCCTGAAGGAGCTGCCGGAAAAAATCGAATCCGTTCAGGTGTCGCGGCTCCTGCCGGATCAGAAGAAGCTGTATACGGCCTATCTGGCCAAGCTCCAGCATGAGACATTAAAGCATCTGAATGAGGAAGGTTTCCAGAAAAACAGGATCAAGATCCTTGCGGGTCTGACCCGGCTTCGCCAGCTCTGTTGTCATCCAGGCTTGTTCGTCGAGGGCTACACCGGAAGCTCAGCCAAGTTTGAGCAGTTGCTTGAGATCGTTACGGAATGCCTTAGTTCGGGCAAGCGGATGCTCATTTTTTCACAATTCACGACGATGCTTCAAATGATCGGACGGGAGCTTGCTCAGGAAGGAGTGCCCTACTTTTACCTGGATGGGCAGACTCCCGGTTCGGAACGTGTGGAGCTGTGCAGCCGTTTTAATGAAGGAGAACGCGATCTATTCCTGATTTCTCTGAAAGCAGGAGGAACCGGCCTGAATCTCACCGGAGCAGATACCGTCATTTTGTATGATCTGTGGTGGAATCCCGCTGTAGAGGAACAGGCTGCCAATCGCGCCCACCGGATGGGCCAGAAAAAAGTCGTGCAGGTGATTCGTCTCGTCACGCAAGGTACGGTAGAGGACAAAATGTATGAATTACAGCAAAAAAAGAAAAATCTCATCGACCAGGTCATCCAACCGGGACAAGAAACCCTTTCGGCACTGACCGAGCTGGAGATTCGTGAACTGTTAATGATCTAG
- a CDS encoding nitroreductase family protein, giving the protein MGELVNIIQERRSASKYIPDVTIDPKELEEIFQLVKFAPSAFNLQHAHYIVVQDADTKQRLHDEASKQYKILTASATIVVLGDTEAYTKVAEYNEGFLNLGVLSKQEYDSTVESVTQFYRERGPVFQREEAIRNASLSAMQFMLIAKDKGWDTCPMIGFDPEKVQEVLNIPQKFVPVMMITLGKEDVSGQRPRGYRKPVGQFVSYNGF; this is encoded by the coding sequence ATGGGCGAATTGGTGAATATTATTCAAGAGAGAAGATCAGCTTCTAAATACATTCCTGATGTAACAATAGATCCAAAAGAACTGGAAGAGATATTTCAACTGGTAAAGTTTGCTCCATCGGCTTTTAATTTACAGCATGCTCATTATATCGTGGTACAGGATGCGGATACGAAACAAAGGCTGCATGACGAGGCAAGTAAACAGTATAAAATATTAACGGCTTCGGCAACCATTGTGGTATTGGGAGATACAGAGGCTTATACCAAAGTAGCTGAATATAATGAAGGTTTTCTCAACCTGGGCGTCCTGAGCAAACAGGAATATGACAGCACGGTGGAATCGGTAACCCAGTTCTATCGCGAGCGAGGACCTGTCTTCCAAAGAGAAGAAGCGATCCGCAATGCCAGCCTGTCTGCCATGCAATTCATGTTGATTGCCAAGGACAAAGGCTGGGACACTTGCCCGATGATCGGTTTTGACCCCGAGAAGGTGCAGGAAGTATTGAATATTCCCCAAAAATTCGTGCCAGTGATGATGATTACCTTGGGTAAAGAAGATGTATCTGGTCAACGGCCACGCGGATACCGTAAGCCAGTTGGACAATTTGTCAGCTACAACGGATTTTGA